Proteins found in one Dermochelys coriacea isolate rDerCor1 chromosome 17, rDerCor1.pri.v4, whole genome shotgun sequence genomic segment:
- the CA4 gene encoding carbonic anhydrase 4 isoform X1: MELLFLVLLSLHIAKTATEGEKEWCYLSQHCTHPSCVEPRLWNTVNEECGKEEQSPINIVTNKVEYKGDLKPFTFEGYNTNQSSDWIIVNNGHTVKVSLSGSAKIGGGGLQNKYKAIEFHFHWGTKLSKGYSPGSEHSIDGDRYAMELHIVHMKEDFSSTEQAVKDKEGLAVLGFFIKIGAKNEKYESLIEILKEVAIKGSQKKMLSLPLESLIPAKENLTRYYRYSGSLTTPNCHQAVVWTIFQEPIILSESQVVNFLEKLYFSENKTLHMTENFRPVQPLSDRIVYRSDVSVVQPPAKALLMIPTLIYLMSRLFQ, translated from the exons GTGAGAAAGAATGGTGCTACCTATCACAACACTGCACTCACCCCAGCTGTGTAG AACCCCGTCTCTGGAATACAGTAAATGAGGAGTGTGGAAAAGAGGAACAGTCACCTATCAATATTGTCACCAACAAAGTGGAGTACAAAGGGGACCTGAAACCATTTACTTTTGAAGGCTATAATACCAATCAGTCCTCTGATTGGATCATAGTAAATAATGGGCATACGG TTAAAGTTTCTCTTAGCGGATCAGCAAAGATTGGAGGTGGAGGTCTTCAAAATAAATACAAGGCTATCGAGTTTCACTTCCACTGGGGCACTAAGCTAAGCAAAGGGTACAGCCCTGGTTCGGAACACAGCATCGATGGAGACAGATATGCTATGGAG CTTCATATAGTGCACATGAAAGAGGATTTCTCCTCTACAGAGCAGGCAGTGAAAGATAAAGAAGGTCTGGCCGTGCTGGGGTTCTTTATAAAG ATCGGCGCAAAAAATGAAAAGTATGAATCTCTAATAGAGATATTAAAGGAAGTTGCTATCAAAG gatctcaaaaaaagatgttgTCTTTGCCCCTGGAATCGCTCATTCCAGCTAAAGAGAATCTCACACGCTATTATCGGTACAGTGGCTCCCTGACCACTCCCAACTGCCACCAGGCTGTCGTCTGGACAATATTTCAGGAGCCAATCATACTGAGTGAAAGTCAG GTGGTGAACTTCTTGGAAAAGCTTTACTTCAGTGAGAATAAAACATTACACATGACCGAAAATTTCCGACCTGTTCAACCTCTCAGTGACAGAATCGTGTACCGCTCTGATGTCAGTGTTGTACAGCCTCCTGCAAAGGCTTTATTGATGATCCCAACACTTATCTACCTCATGAGTCGTCTTTTCCAGTGA
- the CA4 gene encoding carbonic anhydrase 4 isoform X3: MELLFLVLLSLHIAKTATEGEKEWCYLSQHCTHPSCVEPRLWNTVNEECGKEEQSPINIVTNKVEYKGDLKPFTFEGYNTNQSSDWIIVNNGHTVKVSLSGSAKIGGGGLQNKYKAIEFHFHWGTKLSKGYSPGSEHSIDGDRYAMELHIVHMKEDFSSTEQAVKDKEGLAVLGFFIKIGAKNEKYESLIEILKEVAIKGSQKKMLSLPLESLIPAKENLTRYYRYSGSLTTPNCHQAVVWTIFQEPIILSESQKNNTIFG; this comes from the exons GTGAGAAAGAATGGTGCTACCTATCACAACACTGCACTCACCCCAGCTGTGTAG AACCCCGTCTCTGGAATACAGTAAATGAGGAGTGTGGAAAAGAGGAACAGTCACCTATCAATATTGTCACCAACAAAGTGGAGTACAAAGGGGACCTGAAACCATTTACTTTTGAAGGCTATAATACCAATCAGTCCTCTGATTGGATCATAGTAAATAATGGGCATACGG TTAAAGTTTCTCTTAGCGGATCAGCAAAGATTGGAGGTGGAGGTCTTCAAAATAAATACAAGGCTATCGAGTTTCACTTCCACTGGGGCACTAAGCTAAGCAAAGGGTACAGCCCTGGTTCGGAACACAGCATCGATGGAGACAGATATGCTATGGAG CTTCATATAGTGCACATGAAAGAGGATTTCTCCTCTACAGAGCAGGCAGTGAAAGATAAAGAAGGTCTGGCCGTGCTGGGGTTCTTTATAAAG ATCGGCGCAAAAAATGAAAAGTATGAATCTCTAATAGAGATATTAAAGGAAGTTGCTATCAAAG gatctcaaaaaaagatgttgTCTTTGCCCCTGGAATCGCTCATTCCAGCTAAAGAGAATCTCACACGCTATTATCGGTACAGTGGCTCCCTGACCACTCCCAACTGCCACCAGGCTGTCGTCTGGACAATATTTCAGGAGCCAATCATACTGAGTGAAAGTCAG AAAAATAACACTATTTTTGGATGA